In Rhodamnia argentea isolate NSW1041297 chromosome 1, ASM2092103v1, whole genome shotgun sequence, the genomic window ttattttttattaatatttgagatgacgtgactcggtgaatttgacactaaagtgatcgttttttaaaaacattggcacttaaataatcatttttaaaaaaagttggcacttaaatgatcgttttgaaagttttggcattgaagtgatcgaagttacaaaaacttagcactaaaatgatcaatttgaaagttttggcactaaaatgagcgccgtacacaacttatgacacttgagATGTACTTAAGCGGAGATAAAACTATTACAATTGACAGAGTTATGAAGACGTGGCTTTCCAATTCTCTGTATGGAAGGATCTTTTAAAACATTTAGACTACTACAAACTATATGTGAAAAACatacaaatcaaataaaattttttatgatatatcTTAGCACGTTCGGCATTGAAATGTTAAATTACATACTAAGGagtttttgtgtcaattttcaGCTCAAAGTCATGATGGTTTGAGCtcaattttggcttttttcatatgtttatgattttttttttacttttatccctgcaattattttttgtaaattcccacaatttttattttataattgagtcatatttacaaaaattgtgTAATCAAGTCTCTCTAGTGTCAAATCTAGCTAAAGTGGCCATTGAACAACCCTGTATGGGATGTGGATGAAGTAGTGCACATACATCGGCACTCTTAGAATTAGCTTAAAGCGGAAGCTAGTCAAACACAGCTTATGCCATCTTCCACCATTCACTATCCATGGGGATATCCACGCAAGCAAATATTCAATCAACATCACACTTCGGCAATCTCCAATGGCCACGTAGGTTGGATTTAATGCTGGACATGCTTAATTATACAATTTATGTAAGTAGAGTTacatgattagaaaaatttaaaaaacatggGCTTGATTAGAAAAGCAGTTGAAGTACATATAGATTGACAGCCTACGTTTTGATGCTTTAATATTTATAAAGTATTAAATCATTGTGGATTCTTTCCTAAGGACAATATAAACATGGTAAGTTTTCATATATATAgctttaaaaagtgaaaaaaagaagaagagagaaccaAGTAGATGCACACCTTAAATTGTTTCAGCACTCCTGCGATGTTGGTGTTCGATAGATCAAGTCCAACTAACTTCTTTGGACCATCTCTAAATTCTGGAATCGAGGCACATTGAGGCCATTCAAACCACCTTAACTCATTAGGGAGGTGGATGGGACCAGAAAAAGAGTTCACTACATTCTGCAAGATGAGCAACCTCAATTTTCTCATGTTTGTGAAAGCATTTGGACCAATATACTTCACTTCTGGCTTTGGTAGCTTCAACACTATGGCTTTTATCGAATCCGTTCCCTGTATATTTGTTCGAATATAATCAGATTTACTTTGTAATTACAGTAAACAAAGTCAAAGCTAAGAACATAATATATACAGTAACAAGCCTTACCACATCTCCTAGtagaacatcaagaacatcatcATAAAGCCATAACCTACTGCGTTTTCCGGGATCATCTCGACATTCTTCTTTAACGATATCCATACCCATTGATTGTATTAAGTCATGCATTTGTAAGGTCCCTTGCTCTTCCCTAATCAAGGAGCGCTCAATGAGAATGCTTAACCCAATAATCGTGTGAAAATCACAACTATCAAGAACTTTCTTAATGTACTCTGCGTCTCTTCCTTTGAAGAAACAAGCAATGTCGAGAAAAATCTCCTTTGCATAGTTCTCCAATCCATCATAACTTACCTTTAGCAcgtcattgatttttttgtcgGGACTTTTGGAAAGTTTTTGGAGGGTatttttccattcattttctcCTCTACCACGCAAGGAAGAACCCAACACTTCAAGAGCCAAAGGAAGGCCTTTGGCATAATGTAAAACCCTGTCAACAAGATTGTtgcttatttctatttcttgattTCCTTGAAAAGCATGCTTTCTAAAAAGTTCAAGAGCTGCACTATTGTCAAGAGCTTCAACTTCATACATATGATCCCGATTTACCCCATGAGAAACTAGAATATGCTTATCTCTTGTTGTGATAATTATCCTACTTCCATTGCCGAACCATTGGCAATTTCCAGCTAAAGCATCTAGCTGCCATgcatcatcaacatcatcgaGGATAATGAGAACTTTTTTATTATGGAGTCTATCTTGAATCAAACAACTTCCTCTTGCAACACTATAAACTGTAAAGGTCTTCCCCAATAATACCTCCGATagcaatttttcttgcaaagcaaCCATACCATTGGGACTTTTGCTATTTTCTCTAACACGTTCTGAGAAACTAGAACCTTGAAACTCTCTAAACACAGCATTATAAATGGCTTTAGCAAGGGTTGTCTTCCCTACACCTCCTTGTCCCCATAATCCTACCATAAGAACATCATCCTTGGACTGTAGATTCAAGATTGTTCTAAGTTGTTGTACTCGGGaatctatcccaaccggatATTTGGCTACATCTAGTGGCACTCGATCCAGTTGAGTTGAGATTTCCCCCACGATATGTTGTATAAAGCCCGCTTCATATCTGACAAGTTAGAAATTGCTTTTAGAGCAATCCATAGAAATGATTACGTATCCAAAGAGAATCACTAAGCAATAAACTTGTCTACAATACATTTGGAGATGAATGTTAAAATATGTTCAACTAGCAAGATGCCCCGTGTATATAGAAGGAGGTAGAGAGTTGTTCTACAAATTTGGAACAACTGACCCTGAGACAAAGTGAGGAAAGAACATGCTCCCCTCTGCCTTCACCACTGGCCCCACGGCCGCCCTCATTGCGCTCCCCCCATCGCCGCGCCCCCTGCCATCATTCCGCATCGGTCACCTTCGCGTGACCTAGCTGTTCTCACAactctctttctctgtttttgTTCCATCGACCCGGGCATGACACCCTAGATCTATGGTCGCAGGCCTAGATTCGTCAAAGTCGCTTGACACGGGGAGCCGGAGAGGAGCTGAAGTGAAGTGGCTGGAGCGGCGTGGGGACGTGGGCACTCGGGCAGCAGCGTTTCAAGAATTAGCAGAGGCTTGGAGAAGACGAACGGCTCGCACATGTTGGTGCTCTAGTTCTTGTGCTTCTTAAGTGTGCTCTGTGCTGTGCGAGTGTTTGATCAAATTAAGTATGAAAAGACTTACCCCCTATCGCCATAGGATCCCAAACCTCAGAGCAAAGTATGAAAAGACTAAGACTAATTGAAAGTAGAAGTGCTCTGCCATACCCATCAGTAAAATGCCACCCGGACAAGCTACCAGCCTCGGAAAGAgcattcttccatctccttACTCCCTCCGAATCCTTCCCAAACTTGCCCTCATGCTTAGCCATAGCTTCTAAGTAACCCTTTCTCGGTGTTCTCACTTCACGAGGatccactttgtaaaacaccGGAAAGACCATGAGGTCTCCTTGCTCCTTGCGCTCCATGATCTCCGCCAACTCTTCCAAACACCACGTCGACGAGGCGTAGTTCTTGGAGAAAACGACGACCGCGATGTGTGATTCCCAAATCGCCTTCACGAGCTCGGTTGATATTCGCTCTCCCTTCCTTAGTTCTTCGTCGTCCTTGTAAGTGTTTATTCCCGCCCCATCTAGAGCTGTGTAAAGATGACCAAGGAAGTAATTGCGGACATCTGggcctctgaaactcaagaagacgtGGTAACTCTTTCTGggattggaagaagaagaagaggccattGGGATCAAGGAAGAGAGGAGGTTAACAATGAGCAATGAGTTGCCCAAGATTTGGTACTTTGTTTGAGGCAGTCTGCTCACCACTTTATCGTCTCGCCATATTCTTTATACCAAGTTGCCATGACTTTCCTTTTTGTGGGTCAACGGTGAATATTATTAGGTCTTATCTTCGTTAAAGATCACATTTGCTGTGCTAATTAGATATCTTATGGACACAAATCTTCCATTAATGTTGGATTTGTTGTTAATTGAAATTGCCGATTAATTTCTGAGTGAAcgagagatgatttttatgacaACGATTTCACACCATCCTGGCTGTAGGCCAGCTGGATTGATTGGTTTCCCGAAAGAAAgccctttgctttttctttacgCCTTCCCTTTGGAGAAAAATATTCTCCATTCATTGTGCTGTTCTTTGACGCCATGAGTGAgcggagagagaaaaagtaacGGAGGAGAAAAAAATCTGAAAGGTGGGTACCAAAGATGAAAATGTTTCTAGGCAAAGTCGCCGCCATAGAGTTTCCGACCGAAGTTCCAGGCGACTGGACGGCGGTCGGCATCAAGCTCGTAGAGCAGGGAGCTGTTGATGCGTGTTTTGGTCAAGGTCGTTGCTGGCGTTGTCGTTGCTTCGTGTTCGCGGGCGATGGCGTCGTCGCGCTTCATGTTCTCAGGAACgagaacaagagag contains:
- the LOC125314549 gene encoding disease resistance protein RUN1-like; the protein is MERKEQGDLMVFPVFYKVDPREVRTPRKGYLEAMAKHEGKFGKDSEGVRRWKNALSEAGSLSGWHFTDGGRGDGGSAMRAAVGPVVKAEGSMFFPHFVSGYEAGFIQHIVGEISTQLDRVPLDVAKYPVGIDSRVQQLRTILNLQSKDDVLMVGLWGQGGVGKTTLAKAIYNAVFREFQGSSFSERVRENSKSPNGMVALQEKLLSEVLLGKTFTVYSVARGSCLIQDRLHNKKVLIILDDVDDAWQLDALAGNCQWFGNGSRIIITTRDKHILVSHGVNRDHMYEVEALDNSAALELFRKHAFQGNQEIEISNNLVDRVLHYAKGLPLALEVLGSSLRGRGENEWKNTLQKLSKSPDKKINDVLKVSYDGLENYAKEIFLDIACFFKGRDAEYIKKVLDSCDFHTIIGLSILIERSLIREEQGTLQMHDLIQSMGMDIVKEECRDDPGKRSRLWLYDDVLDVLLGDVGTDSIKAIVLKLPKPEVKYIGPNAFTNMRKLRLLILQNVVNSFSGPIHLPNELRWFEWPQCASIPEFRDGPKKLVGLDLSNTNIAGVLKQFKCFVKLKFVNLSMCPSLVCMPDLSCTPTLEELDLSGCENLERAHESVAYHGKLRKLDLEISWQNTSPSCSTWKGDAKVVAP